The genomic region GACAATTACTGGAAGGATATAGGAACCGTCGTGCGTGAGAAGCGCGTGCTCTACCCCGAGCATCTTTGGCACATTCGGGCCATGTATGTCAGCGTCGAGAATGCCGACTTCCATACCTCTCATTGCAAGCCCGAAAGCCAGGTTGACTGCGATCGTGCTTTTCCCGACTCCTCCTTTTCCACTCATTACCATGATCTTGTGCTTGATCTTCTTCAAGTTCTCGGCCAGTTTCACATCTTCTGCACTACGCTTCGAACTCTTTGTTTCGACTTTAATCTCTTGAGTTGTTGAGCTCATCGTCATCGTCGTTACACTCCGCACGGAATATCTACAAGCATATGATGACAATTTTGCCGAATATGTCCGTCATAAAATCTCCTGGGTTTTTGTTGCTGCAAAAGTCCTCACGCGCTGCCGTCAGCTCGATTCTAAAGAAAAAGTCTCATCTCTTTTTTCTGAAGTACTCCTCCAGTATTGCCTTCTCCCCCCTCTGCAGAATCTCACCAAGCGCTGAAGGGGATATGTCGAGTTCCTTTGCAAGATCTCTAATGGTGGTTTTCTTTGGGCAATCATAATAACCCTTTTCGAAGGCCAGCCTAAGGACCTCTTCCTGGCGTCTCGTCAACATGCTCGTGCCTTCAACTTTTGTTACGCTTTTGATCTCAACCTGGCACCCGACTGACTTAAGGTCTCGCACGAGTGAAGCGAGCGACTTCTTCTTCCCACTAACAACTCTCCAAAGGACTTTTCCGTTTCCGATGCTCGTAGCTGATCGTAAGAAGCATTCAGATCGCGATAGGGCTTCACAAGCGACACACTTATTTGTGATGATATATCCTGAGGCCTTACCATCGTTGCGAAACGAGATCTCTGCTCTGCACACGGCAGGGTGCATCTTGATCTCCTTAATGATCGATTCCATTGTTGTCTTATCCCCACCCATTTCGACGAGACCCCTTCCACCTTTCTTCCCGAAAGGCATGCACTCGATAAACTCGATCTTTGCAGAGTACTTCTTCAGTATATCCGTTACCCAGCTTTCAGGAATCATAATCGAAAGTAGTGCCTCTATCATATCAAACGACCATCTCAATCCTTTCCAGTTGCACGATCAGCATCAATTCTGTGCCGTTCTCCGAGTCTCATCATGCGCTTCTGAGGTTTGTATTCAACAATTAATTATAAGACAATAATGCTGAAGAATGTCGTTTATTTAATTCATTGAGAGCCGTAATCAGTTGGTACTATCGTTTTTAATATGCCGAAAATCCCCTGTTCTCATTTCGTTGAAGTCCCAGGTTGTTGTCCTAAGTTATTGATTTCGGAGATCATCTCCAGGATACGTCACCAGTATGCAATGTATTTCAACCATGTAAGCATAGAAGGGCTCGATTACTAGAGCTCATGATTGTTCAAAACCATTTTAAGCCACATGGTTCATTGCGATGCGTAGGAGGATACAGATGCACGGAAAGGCCATCACGGCCATGATTACTATCACCCTCATCCTGACATGTTTTCCTTTCGTTCCAGTCACGCAACAAGCCGAGGGACTTGTGTTCTCGGGAAATACGCCTGTTGACAGTAACGCAACTCACGATGCCCAGGCGTATCCGAGGATTGCAGTGGACTTGCATGGGAATATCTCAGTCGTCTGGGCGGAAGGCATAACCTATTATGATCGGATCTTCTACGCGAGGTCAGAAAATTCGGGATATGATTTTTTGGAGAAGGTGAGAGTTGACGATGCAGGGGAGTCCTCAGGACACCGTTCCTCTCCATCGATTGCCGTAAACGAAACAGGCTCCGTCTTTGTTGTTTGGGAAGATGCAAGGAATGATGATGTTCCTTCAATTTTTTTCTCAAAATCAGATGACGGTGGGAGGACTTTTTCAAGCAATATCCAAATCAGTCCTCCCGGGACTCATGCAACTGAACCAGATATCACAATCGCAAACAACACTATCTACGTTGTGTGGTCTCAAAATGTGACTATCGGTTCATCTAGCTACACCAAAATTTTCCTGACGAGGTCGCTTGATTGGGGGATAACATTTGAGATGCCGAGGCGAATTGATGATACTGCGACTACCGAGTCGTTATTAAGTGCGCCTAGGGCTGCGTCCCTCGGGAGCAAACTCATAATCGTCTGGCAAGACACTAGAAGCGACCCTCTTTATGATATATATGGCGCCATTTCTAATGATAGTGGGGTTACCTTTTCAGCAAATATGAAAATCAGTGATGGCCCGAATTATGTCAAGCAAACATCGCCAGACGTATGCTTTCTACCCAATGGCAATCCTATAGTAGTCTGGGAGGATTATCGAACAGGTACCTCAGTAATTCGCGCGTCGGTTTCCTCTGACGGTGGTGAGACTTTTTCGTACTCAAGGGTTGTCAGTGATGGTGGCGTCAGCGTTGATCCTTCTGTTGCCTCTGACAGCGGTGGTAATATATCGGTCGCTTACAAACTCCAGACGCTCACTACAAATGAAATTAGATACGCAATTTCAAGAAATGGTGGGATGACATTTTCACCGAGCATCAGGGTTGATGATGCGACGACCAGTAGCAAGCGCCAGAATCCTGATATTGCAATTTATAGCGGAAGGGTCCCCCTTGTTGTTTTTGAGGACAGAAGGGAGACACCACAAAGTATCATGTTCACGAAAATGATCAATGTGCCGCCCTTGTGTACGATTGACTATCCCACTCCAGGTTCAGCTGTCGAAGGACTCATTGTGATATCTGGACATGCATCTGATCCAGATGGAAATGATACACTTGTCAGTGTGCAAGTTCGCGTGAGAAGCGTTGGCTCTGGTGAGGGAACAGAATGGGAGGATGCAGAAGGTCTTACCGAATGGGCTTTTGACTTCAACACGACGAGATTCTTTAATGGCGAATATGTGATAGAGGCGAGGGCCTTCGATGGTGATTCTTTTTCTGAGATTGATTCGGTCAATATTTTCATCGAAAATCCAGTCGAGCTTTTTCCGGATCTCATCGTGACTGCTTCGAACATCACTTTTTCGCCGGAGATTTTTGAAGCTGGAGATTACGTAAACATCGTTGTCAACGTTACGAATATCGGCAACTCTGACGCAACTGGCGTCGAGGTGGAGGCTTTCCGCGGTACTTCGCAGATTGACTCGCTAAAAGCGATCGAACTCTTGCCCATAAATAGTTCGTCCACAGTGAGCTTTGTATGGCAAGCGATCCAGGGCACTCATCTGATTAGAATCTTGATCGACCCAGATGATAAAATCAAGGAACTTAATGAATCGAATAACTTTGCGTCAGTCGAAATATCAGTTCCTCCATCATTCCTTTTCATGCCAGATCTTGTCACAGTCCCTGGAAGTCTCAATCTATCATCGAATGAGATCAGGGATGGAGATGAGGTCGTAATAAATGCAACGATCGCAAATCTTGGAACGGAAGACGCGATTAACATTATCGTCACTTTTGCCATTGACGGCTCTCCGATGACGCAGCAGAAGTTCATCAGTTATTTACCGATCAACGGAAGTGAAAATGTCTCGATAACATGGATCGCGGCAAGTGGAACCCACGTGATCACAGTATCGATTGATACTTCGAACCTCATTGGTGAACTTAACGAGACAAATAACAACGCATCGATTACCGTCACGGTTCAGTCGATTGATGAGTTTCCTTCATGGATTGTTATGATCCCAGTTCTATTGGGTTTTGCTTGTGTGGTGTCAATCATTTATTACCTGCGTTGGAGACGACCGAAATGACCCCCAATAAACCCGATATAGCGCCTATCCCACATCCACTGGCTGATTTTCTTGATCCTGTCATCGAATAAAATCGTAATTTTTTATTTCCTAATATTGAGTGGGGTGATCGGAATACCTGTTTTGAGCTCATATCCAAAGTA from Methanomassiliicoccales archaeon harbors:
- a CDS encoding helix-turn-helix domain-containing protein, whose translation is MIEALLSIMIPESWVTDILKKYSAKIEFIECMPFGKKGGRGLVEMGGDKTTMESIIKEIKMHPAVCRAEISFRNDGKASGYIITNKCVACEALSRSECFLRSATSIGNGKVLWRVVSGKKKSLASLVRDLKSVGCQVEIKSVTKVEGTSMLTRRQEEVLRLAFEKGYYDCPKKTTIRDLAKELDISPSALGEILQRGEKAILEEYFRKKR
- a CDS encoding CARDB domain-containing protein codes for the protein MHGKAITAMITITLILTCFPFVPVTQQAEGLVFSGNTPVDSNATHDAQAYPRIAVDLHGNISVVWAEGITYYDRIFYARSENSGYDFLEKVRVDDAGESSGHRSSPSIAVNETGSVFVVWEDARNDDVPSIFFSKSDDGGRTFSSNIQISPPGTHATEPDITIANNTIYVVWSQNVTIGSSSYTKIFLTRSLDWGITFEMPRRIDDTATTESLLSAPRAASLGSKLIIVWQDTRSDPLYDIYGAISNDSGVTFSANMKISDGPNYVKQTSPDVCFLPNGNPIVVWEDYRTGTSVIRASVSSDGGETFSYSRVVSDGGVSVDPSVASDSGGNISVAYKLQTLTTNEIRYAISRNGGMTFSPSIRVDDATTSSKRQNPDIAIYSGRVPLVVFEDRRETPQSIMFTKMINVPPLCTIDYPTPGSAVEGLIVISGHASDPDGNDTLVSVQVRVRSVGSGEGTEWEDAEGLTEWAFDFNTTRFFNGEYVIEARAFDGDSFSEIDSVNIFIENPVELFPDLIVTASNITFSPEIFEAGDYVNIVVNVTNIGNSDATGVEVEAFRGTSQIDSLKAIELLPINSSSTVSFVWQAIQGTHLIRILIDPDDKIKELNESNNFASVEISVPPSFLFMPDLVTVPGSLNLSSNEIRDGDEVVINATIANLGTEDAINIIVTFAIDGSPMTQQKFISYLPINGSENVSITWIAASGTHVITVSIDTSNLIGELNETNNNASITVTVQSIDEFPSWIVMIPVLLGFACVVSIIYYLRWRRPK
- a CDS encoding P-loop NTPase, encoding MTMSSTTQEIKVETKSSKRSAEDVKLAENLKKIKHKIMVMSGKGGVGKSTIAVNLAFGLAMRGMEVGILDADIHGPNVPKMLGVEHALLTHDGSYILPVIV